In the genome of Populus nigra chromosome 19, ddPopNigr1.1, whole genome shotgun sequence, the window CTTACCCGGACCGATCAAATCACCAGGTCGACCCGCTGGACCGGtccggatttaataactatgattggAATGGTAGCTTGGACGCTGGCCACCAGCAAAGATGTTAAAGTGCACTATTACCAACAGTCAGGTTCAAAGGATATAAACCTATATATAccggtgttttttaaaatatattttatttgaggatatattaaaataatatattttttatttttaaaaatttattattaatacaatcacatttaaaaaatctaaaaacatcaaaaaaaaaatatttaatttcaaacaaaaatatttaaacttttaaaaaattactttccaactGCAAACACAAACAATAGTCAATAGTTGCCCTCTTGAATTTCGATCCTATCACCcacttcatttaattttaatgtcttctaactttttatttatttaaatttggacatgttatttttttttccattttctaaTGAAATTTGGTTAGTTTAACCTCATTTCATTAATTGATTTAgcgttaataaataaataattatttatgtacgaaaataaaacaattaattagaaatattcttaataaaatCGAAAAAACTATATCCTATAAGGTTGGattgtaagaataaaaaactcATGGATGTCCAATTCTTATGCATAGATATTATGCATGAAGTTGTTTCTGAACTGGTTGATCATTATCATCTCTGCATGCGttgcaaattaaaaagaaaagaaaaatctgagTTTGGACTTTCATCTAATTCCTAAAATCTCTCACAATATCCTTTATTATGGATAACTTGGACTGTACTCATTATTATCACTTATGGTTTTGTTTGTTCATAAAACAAACTTTGTTTCAGACATAAATGTTTAATAGATTGATTAAAGATACGAGCTAGTGAAactatattaatttaacaacATAAATGATATAATTGAGTTTGTAATAATATGTGATTCTGAATAGTTAGATGGAGATCtgttataactaaataaaatttatttcagataaattatataaataatctaacaGATATATTTATGAACTAATAGAATATGTTTAGGCCAAAGAAAAAATCTGatcacattaaattaaattaatgattcaaaaaaactataattttttatctgaacAATGAATCGAGTATCAAGAACACTGTTAGAGGAGCATTTTCTTTCCTATCATCCACCATTCCATTCTCCAAATAGAATAACCACAAGAACACCAAGCATTCTTAACAAAGTTAGATAGATTACTGTTGTTTTCTACTGCAGATACATATTTGCCGGTTGCATTGCTGCTGCTCGTTCCAATGAGTTTGTCGATGCTGCAATTGTGTAAAAAAGTATGCCGTGACACGAGGAACTTCAAAATACAAGTACTTTCATTGCTTACATTACGTGGGACACAAAATAAGATTGCACGGTGCTCCTTCCCTGTTTATCTGTATCTTTTTCAGAGTCTGTTAAGCACTATGAGCCAAGAGATGAATCATCAATCTTGTTGCAATacacaggagtttttgttgAACAAATCTTGCATCTTCCTCGACAAGATTTATTACGAATAAAAGGGCATCAACAAGGAACAGGCTTTGTCATAAACACTAAAACTCAAGCTATTTACCATAATCAAGATCATCTCCAACTTAATATTTGCTATTAAAGGGAATGATCTCAGTGCCAATcaagacatgaaaaataaatacgaAGGAAAACCCTATGGTTAAAAGAAACGATAAGAAATTCTATGCAATTGTATTCTCCTTAGGTTTATCTTGGATTTCCAGCCCTCCTTTACCAGTATCATGATCCTTGTAGTACCTCTTCCAGAACCAGTGCTGCTTCCACACTCTTTCCACCATTTCATCAATTGGGATTCCTTTCGTCTCAGGTAGAAAGTATTTGGCAAAAAGGCACATTACAGCTAGCATAGCACAGTATAAGAAGAAAGTCCCGGCTCGCATGTGGCATAACATGGTGAGGAATGTTTGAGCAACAAGAAatgtgaaaacaaaattcataataaCAGCAACGGAGAAGCCAGCACTTCGAGTCTCTATCGGGAATATTTCACTTGGGATTAGCCATCCCAAGGGACCCCATGACCAAGCAAAACCAGCCAAGAACACACAGACCAAGACGATCACAAGTACGGCATAGTGTTTCGCCACAACGTTTGTGGAGTGCAAATGCACTGCGAGGATTACTCCAATTGCACCCTGTAAGGAGCAAATAATGAACTGGTTTAGTAGTGCTAAAACAGATATCAGCAGTGGAAATTGAAATCATCGAGACGTTTGTTTTTGGCTCACCAAAGAAATGAACATCTGAATGGCTGCTTCAATGAGCAATGCTCTTCTACCAAATCTATCAACCACAACAATTGCAAACGCAGTGCCTATTGGTTTAACAGTATTAGTCATTATAGCCGACATCAATGATGCATTCTCACCTAACCCCATGGTTTGAAAGAGAACTGGGGCATAAAGCATGACCACACTGATGCCTGTGAACTGCTGGAAGATTTGAATAAGCGCACCGCATACTAGTTGAGGCCTACCTGACTGTTTCCAAAGGTTCTTGAAGGGATGCCTGATTTGTCTACTAAATTCAACAGCATGCGAAATTTCTTCGTACTCTTTATCAACATTATCAACGCCTCTAATCTTCTTCAAAGTATACAACCCTTCTTCATTCTTCCCTCGTTCTATGAGGCTCGTCGGAGTCTCCACGATCATAAGAGAGCCAAGGAGGAGAAGTAAAGCAGGGCATGCTGCACCACCCAGTGAAATTCTCCAACCATAGGGGTGTAATTTTGAAGTGGCATAATTGATCACATTAGCTGTTAGAATGCCTATTGTGATAAGGAGCTGAAAACAAAGATTAAGGCCTCCTCTGTACCTTGCAGGTGCAATTTCTGATATGAATAATGGCACTGCCTGCATTAGAATTTCTCTTATAAGTTATTTGGAAGCAGCAAACATGCTGAAAGTGATGTAAAAGTTGAGTAAAATAATGTGGTGTTCTGTTATTCCTTTCTGTACAAAGTTGAAGATCCCACAAATCACTCTAATATATTGTGTTATAATATGTTAGTCGACCACAATAAGAAGCAATCCTAAGCAAGAGTAGGTAACTAAGCAGTGAGTGTTCATTACTATTCTCTaacaaccttaaaaaaaatatatgaagtaGCTTCTCAAATAATCGGTAATGCCTGATATATATGTTTGAATTTCACCTGGTTTCCAAAACCAATTCCAGCGCCCAGACAAAGCCTTCCAGCGATCAACATGCCAATGTTGAGAGCAGCAGCATTTAAAATGGCACCAACAAGAAAGAAGACGGAGGCAATCTGCATGGTGGGTTTGCGGCCCCTTTTCTTGCAACAAATTGAGCCGATAAAGCAAGCTACAATGGCTGCAAGGTAGAGGGAAGATGTGAAGAGCTGGAGAAGTTGACTGTTAAATTTGCAGTAGTTGTTTGCTTTAGCTTGATGCTTCTTGACATAAACTTCAGGGAAGAACTTTTCCAAAAACATATCCATTCCTGTCACTCCTCCTAGAATCATATAAAACCACAAGTACGAGAAAACAATTAACATAAGATTATCTGTGCTTTGTcaggcaataaaaaaacaaaaaactagcaTGCCTGATCTAGTTTAGGTATGTACCCGAAATTCCAATGTCGTACCCAAACATGAGACCACCACAGGCTGCAATAACGGTACAAACAATGACCTGCCATGTAAGCTTGGCAGGTAAGTCCCGACGAACACCAGATCCATCGACCAGGGTTAACTCGGGCATAGTTTTACCTAAATCTGATACCtctgaaaaatagaaagagttTTCACTTAATAACAATATCAGATAAGGTCATTGGATGAATCGGAAAAGCTGCAACATATATTCATGACAGTCATCTTTAGAGCTCGAAGTTCAGAAGAAGTTTGTTACCTAGGAATTTGATAGCAGATCAGAAGCATTTAGCCAGGTGGCAGAAATTAAGCAACGATAGAAGTTTATTGATGAGAGCTAAATAATGGTTCTTATCGTATCAAGCTCTTCTAAGTAGTATCAGATTTCATTAACCGATTCCTAAAATCTctcttttggataatttttttttctttgtttgagaTTGCACCTGTGGATAACTTTTCTGGACTATCcttttatcttatataattattctctCCAAATCAGCAACCAGCCAAGTTAACCATAAAAATACCTCCTTCTTCTGCTCTCTGATCGGTATTCTTCAGCATGAGTTGgccataaaaaacaataaagaaacagaaattaaaaaatgagttatggtaatttaatttgtcaaattaaCATGGCCACGATGCCTGCAACTCAGACATGCATAGATATTGTAACTCATAAACAACACTCAGCAATAGATTGATAGTCTGACAGATGACAGGTACATTCCTGCTATCACTTGTTGGCTTTGCCTCCTGGTGTTTGTAGAAGAATGTTGATGGAGATTGCCCGATACTGTTCCCGTCTCTTGTGCATTGGATTCTTTTAAGTATCACTTATATCTCACAATGGGGTCTCTCTGTTCATTCTAGACACTGCAAAATCtttggcaatttttttttttaaatcttttcctGTCATCTAAATCCTTCACTACTGATGACTCTGCCACTGGTTTATATTCTgcaaaaatatctttctttgCCTTTTCATAACGAAACGATCAGTTTCCTTCCAGGAATAGCATTAATGCGGTTGAGAAATGTTTTCTACAAATAAGCATTTATGATTGATGCAACATatagtaaaagaaagaaaggacaTGAATcttaaggaaaataaagaaggaaataaaaaaaatgatgtaggAGCTTTTtggaaaaatagatattttcatTGAttagttttacttttttattttttttaattccgtattattatgtttttcaatttttatttattttaaaaaaatagttttactagtttaattttttattcactattactagggtaaaaaaaattaagtattgtttttggtatttaagggttttgatttataataaaattttaaattttcatcaaAAAGCTGGTTTGAcgtatttgaaatttttttttggatttgaaccTATCTATATGACTTTGTTTGGGAACGTAgttcccaaaaaattcaaattttgtttttgctaaaaattaattttttgtgtattttggatcgttttaatgcactgatctcaaaaataatttttaaaaaataaaaaaaattatcattttaatgcatttcagcatgaaaaatactttgaaaaataaccacaactaCACTCTCAAACAGGGGGATGTCAACATAAAATTCCAGTCACTGCTTCAATTCATTCATAAAATTCCAGAATATGGTCTCTGCTGTACCTGAAGAAAATAGGAACAAGAAATGGTTGCGAAAACCCCTCTAAAATCTTTCCAACACTAGAGGACTAGTGTTCTGTCAATCAAATGAGAAAAGGTAAGTATATGTTCAAATATGCATCAATGTATACATATGCATGCAGGAAATAAGTTGATCGGATTCGTGCTTAGCTTCATAAAGTAGCATTGACATGTGATCTGATTTAGAACAAAACTTTCTATTTactataaaaagagagagagattggaaAGTTGGCTATACTGTGGAGAATGAGAGAAACTAAGGTTTTAACCTTGTCAGTTGCTGTCAGCTTGACTCGACAACTAATGGCATTTTAACTCCTCTCGTGTACATTTGTACAGAAATATAATATTTGCCATTATATGATACCTCAAGCTGATCGGTGTAGCTGTCACTTGCCTCTGATTTTGTAATCTTAACTTCAGGGTTCATAGTGTTTTTGAGTGATTCTGTGACTGGTGGATCGGTCCATCAATCTCAAGTTTTGTCTTCAGGTTCCAGGATCCTGCTTGACATAACCCCTGCTTGGCTCGGATATGGTCATAACAGTTAAATGAACAGTTGACTTTCCAGGATCCTCTGTGTTTTCTCTGTCATTTGAACTGTTAATTTCCCCTGCCGGATATGATGGGATGGCATTAACTTCATCTTCAGCCAATATTTTTGATTCACTTTCAAGGTCCCTGATGGATTCTGAATTTGTAAACGCCACTGCTTTAAGTGGTTCCATAATATTTTCTTGGCTATCTAGTCTTTGATATTCGTCATCTTCACTGTCTTGTACATGATTGAACTTCTCATTGTTTATAAATTCACTCGCAACCGCTTCATTCACATTATGAATTATGTCAGCTGCAGAGTCCTGCAAATGAGGAGTATATAGTCCCGGTCAAAGTCACAGAGCTGGAAAGGAGTTACTAGTATTCAATTGCTGTGAAAGCAATAGAGAAGAAATTGCAAGTGAGAGGAAAATGAGGGTATACCAAATTTCATGCTCTATTTAGTTTAAAGaatgagaggaaaaagaaaagaaattcaaatcttTACAACTGCAGTTCCATTTCATGGCAGCTTCAGAAGCAaagtccccccccccccccccttctttTACACCCTCATTTTAGCAGTAGAATGGGTTGGAAGGAAAAACACTGCTTAGAACATCATATTACCTTTGCTTCGAGAGTCACTAAGATATTTTCACCATCAACTGCCGGTTTTGATGGGTCAAAGACAGCCTTTTGATCTGTTAAATCTTTAGGGTTCCCTTGGACATCCTTGGTGGTTTCTGAGGTGCCAATGGCACCTGCTGGCTTTAACAAGTCTCCAATTTCCTGATCTGCTCTACGTGTTCCAAACCCGTCAGTTTCCTTGCTGTTGCTTGAATTATCAACATCCTCCATTGCTTGAGATGATACGACAATTGTTTCATTTTCAGTTAATACTCTGGGACTGTAGTCATGGTCCTCTAGGGAAGTGATGTTGGCTGGTTTTACTGGTTCCACAAATATCTCCCGTCTAGTTGAAAATTGAGGTTCACCTTCACTGCCTTCAAAAGACCTTAACTTCTCCAaatcttcctttttatttatcgaTGGATCACTAACTTCACTGATGAGGTTAACTTCTCCAGCAACATCTCTTGGACGATTTGTTGACTCCTATTCAATGTCACATAGCTTAGTTTTTCTTCATGTTATTTTTACTAGCTaaaaatgtgtaaaaataattctttggtGCAGAAGTTAGAAGGAAAACGAAACAATACCAGTAAAAATGATCCATAATGTCAAGATGACATAAGTGCAGTGATAAGTGGAACAATGTAGGGAACATAATACAGGTTGACATGTGACTACCTCTTCTTCTACCATAAGTCCAGGAACATCTGAAGTAGAATGCTCCCCCTCGGATTTTGAAACATCAATGTTTGTTTCATTGTCAGCGAGTCTTGCAGATGCATCTTCAAGATGCTCGAAAGATCTGGGGCTAATTTCCTTCTGTGGTTTCGACAGTTTTACAGGTGCCTCATTACCAATCGATGTTTCTGAATCGTCATCTATGTTTTTCCTGGATTTTAAATCCTCCATGGTTTCCTCGTCATCAAGCGATGATCCCTTCATATTCTCCATCTCAATAGCTTCTTTAGTAGGCTTCCCTTGAGTGTTAGATGGTTCCTGCTCAATGCATGGTGCATCTAGTTCAGATATCTTACTAAGATGGGCTTTTGTGCCTTTATATCAATGCCGAAAAAACTGTTGTATACATGCATGGGAATGAGAAGAATGGGACATTTGAAAATTACAGGGATTTAATCACAGTTGAAAACAGTAGAAAATGATATATGAAAACGAAAGATATGTGAACACAATTTTACTGGACTCCCTTCATAAATATCGAGCTACTGAAGGATCACAGACCTTAGATTTTTCAGATTTGTTATCAATAGATAGGTGATCTACCGAATCATTTACCACATGACTGGTATCTTGAGTTGCAGTCAGAGGTAGTCTTTCCTCCATATCAGTGGACACCAGTTGACTGAAATCTGATGAAGAACCTATATCTGCTGGGATCCTATATGCTAAAACAGACTTTGGAGATGAGGATAGACTTGAGTTGGTAGAAGCTTGTTCAACTATCAATTCTGGCAGTATGCCTGATGTAGCGGGATCATTAAAACTTTGGTTTACACCAGAAACCCCAACTTCTATTAATGTACTTTGATCTTCTCTACTGCCTTGAGTTGAAGTAGGGTTGTCTTCAACCTCGACTGGCATTAAAGTGCTCTTAATGTCTGAATGTTCAGTCAGCCTTTCATAATCTCGGTCAATATCTTCAATAGATTCTAATTCTTCCACGCTATTCTTAATGTGAACTAATGGATCATTCACCTTGTAAGTAATGTTTGCATCTTCTCCAGACTTCTCAGGAGAATTTAATGATTTGCTCTCTATATGCTTTCTAGATTCTGAATTGCTTTCAACATCTGGTTGTGACTGATCACTTATGAGTACTTGCATGGCTTTTTCAGCTCCACTATCTCTGTCTTCATTTGATTTCGAGTCTTCAAAGTGGTCATTTACGAGGAGCCTCGAGTCATTTACATTGCAACTGCCGTCCATACACTCTACAGACTTCTCAGGATTAATCAATGATTCGCTCATGATATCGCTGTTAGATCTTGAATTACTTTCCTCAGCCGGTTCTGATAGATTGGCTATAACTACTTGCATCATGGAGTTTTCAGCTCCAACATATatgttttcatttgatttcaaaTCTCCCCTGTCATCGTATGTGACCGTGTCATCTGCATCGCAATTTATGTTCATCTCTTCTGCAGAATTCCCAGGAGCATTCCTTGATtcctgttttatttattaagttgcAATGATGAGTCCAACAGcctttttctaattattttcttaaggtAGAGAAATATGAATTAGAATATACAAGATTCTGTGTTCTAATATTAGGAAAGAgagttaaataattaataaactgAAGTCTAaacctgtaaaaaaaaattgatggacaGTAAGCATAAGAAACTGTAATTTGATCCAAGTTCATCCGCAAACTGTAATAATGTATTATATTAAAGTTATTAACTGACCTGCGGCTTCTGAAAGTACACCTCAGAAGGTTTTTGTGGCATTGAATCCTCCATCAGTTGTATTCCTTCCTGGGAATGTTCAGGTGGAACTACATCTGAAGGATTAGAAGGCCTCTGCTCCCTTTCCCCTTCGACTATGTGTTTGACATAATTAAAGTGTTTTGGATCAATGCTCATTGAATGGGCTTGATCCTCTTGAGATATTTCAGCTCTTGAAGATGATAGCGACCTAAGTGATGATGAAGTTGGATCCTCGGGTTCATTCCTGAGCCTTGAAAACCCTTCTTCTGTAATATCCCCCTCCCCTACCTCGTATATTTGTCTAGTTACGTTTTCATGTTCTTGAACCTTTGGAGCAAGAGGCGAAGCTCCCCACATATCTTCACTCCCGGAAGTAATTTCCTGTTCACTATCCCCATCATAAACCAAGGACTCACCATCATTGGATGAAGCAATTCCATCTGCTGTCAGAGGGGGTGAACCGATCTCTGAGACCTCCACTTGCATGTCAGAAGCTATGGAATTGGTATGGGTATGCCAAGGATCCTTGTgcttgtaaaaaaaatgttccTCCATTCCTGTGTTGTAAATTGCAGACGGGCTGGAATCATATGAAGGTTCAGCCACAGCACTCGCCTTAGGAACTGGACAAGGGAGAGAGTTCGGTTCACGATTATAAAACACTTCGGGAAATTTGAACGTTGTTGGCTGTAGACTTTCTGAATTCTCAGCTGTCTTCGCATTAAAAATGTTTTCTGTAGAAGAAAATGGTCTTGGCCAAATTTTCTTGTGCTTGATTAGATCTGTGTCCCTTTGAATATCATTTCCATCACCTAAACTTGGATCCTTGTCATGAGATTGTCCCATGTTTTCACCTTTGTGTTTGACTCTACTGGTTTCAACTTCTCTATCCCGTTCCCGTTTGTTAGTAACCTGATTGGAAGATCGGGCTTCTTCCGTCACAAGATCAGTTACAGTTAAATCACGACGCAAGGTTTCACCACGTTGGAATAATGAATGATCAGCCAGCAGGCCATGATTTTCCTTGTCTGCAAAAAAGTTTGTTGATTCAGTATTAGTAGCAGAGGTCtctggtatttttttttgttgatgaagAAACTAAAACAGAAGTTGTCTTACCTAATTGCATTTTAGATCTAGAATATCCTGTGCCCTCATGTTGATCTAATTGTGTGTTCTCCAGGGGGGGAGAATATCCCAAAGAGAAGCTCTCATGCCTGCAGAAGAGCATTTCTTTCAGGTGATCTGCCATAAATTCTTTCTGGAAACTGTCTGCCATGAGATTAGGTTTTTCTTCAAATGGTTCATATGGAAGGTCAAATGGATTTTGGGTTGGTAACAAAATAGAAGGGGCTGAACTAGGTATTCGGTCATCTGAACTCTTAGAAACATGGAAAGTGTTACTTCTTGCAACCAAAACAGGATGCATTGTACCTGGAGCAGCACTACTACTCATTTTGAATGACTTTCTTGCTCTACGTCTTGCAATTAGGCTCTCCAGCCTCCTATTTCTTTCTAGCTCAGAATCCCCAAGATCCATGAGATTCTTTTGATCATTCGCAGTCCATTCTACAGCGTTTTTGCAACCCttttctgattcttcttcttcatcatctacTTCAGAGCTTGAGCTCTCCGACTCCACCTCACCACCAACAAGAAGTTTTGCAGGCTGCTCATTAAAGCCATCAAATGAGACAGTCTCAGGATTTGATGCCTCGCTGAATTCTGAAATATTCTCACCAAGGGAAACATTGTAAGAAGAACATCCTCCACTATTCAAAGCATAGCTTGCTTTCTCCTCTACTTTCGGTTTTTGTTCGACCAAGGCAGTTCTGCCAATGAAATCATCATTTGAAGGCATGGAGGAAACCATGTTCTTTTCCTCTTTAACAGCGTGTGTATCCGATTTGTCTTTATTCTCGTTGACGTTTCTCTGCAACATTCTTCGAGCTTCAATAGAAGAGTTATCATCTCTATTGGCAGCATCAGCTGCGTCAGATGATATTCCATGTTCCTTCCTCTCAACCACCCCATGTTTTTGCGAATTCAAATAGTAACGGATAAAAACAGCAGTGCAACCAAGAAATGGTAAAGAGTAAATCAAGAAATAGAAAACTGAAggaaaaaacaagtataaagcCAGCAAGGTTAACGAAAAACCTGAAGCAAATGGATATTTTTGTACAAATGCAGAGCATGAACTCATGGAAAGTTTAAGAACTCTCCACATGAAAGCTTGAAATTCCTTTGCATCAATacccattttaaaattttatccctAAAACAATCTAGAAAGAATCAAAGAGATTGACATTAATTTTAACATGTAATTCACCGGCTGCCTCTTAACTATCTGCAGTTTCAGACTCCCAGTAATGGAACTCATTACATAGGATAATAATCTACATGTTAACAGACTAACATTTCAAGTATAATCTTTGAAAAGGTTTTCTTATTGCATCAACCAGAAGATGGAATATCAATGGCTacctaaacaaaaagaaagattcAAGCCAATCTTCTGATCCCAAAAAAGAAAGGGGAGCTTGACAATGAGAGCTCAGCTGTAACCAAGAATGACAGCCAAGAAAAATCTGCTCAGCTGTAACCAAGAATGACAGCCAAGAAAAATCTTTTAACTGGTTTCATTTTTAGAAATCTTTGGTTGGTTGTGAGCTTTGAGAGATCCTTTTATTTAGGACTTCCActtgtgtttttctcttctcctcctgaTTCATGGGTTGACAGGGGACAAAAACGAAAGAAAACAGGTACAGGGAATCAGGGACAGTTACTATTGCTGCAAGAGATTGGACCTGCA includes:
- the LOC133679325 gene encoding sugar transport protein 8-like → MPELTLVDGSGVRRDLPAKLTWQVIVCTVIAACGGLMFGYDIGISGGVTGMDMFLEKFFPEVYVKKHQAKANNYCKFNSQLLQLFTSSLYLAAIVACFIGSICCKKRGRKPTMQIASVFFLVGAILNAAALNIGMLIAGRLCLGAGIGFGNQAVPLFISEIAPARYRGGLNLCFQLLITIGILTANVINYATSKLHPYGWRISLGGAACPALLLLLGSLMIVETPTSLIERGKNEEGLYTLKKIRGVDNVDKEYEEISHAVEFSRQIRHPFKNLWKQSGRPQLVCGALIQIFQQFTGISVVMLYAPVLFQTMGLGENASLMSAIMTNTVKPIGTAFAIVVVDRFGRRALLIEAAIQMFISLGAIGVILAVHLHSTNVVAKHYAVLVIVLVCVFLAGFAWSWGPLGWLIPSEIFPIETRSAGFSVAVIMNFVFTFLVAQTFLTMLCHMRAGTFFLYCAMLAVMCLFAKYFLPETKGIPIDEMVERVWKQHWFWKRYYKDHDTGKGGLEIQDKPKENTIA
- the LOC133680128 gene encoding uncharacterized protein LOC133680128; protein product: MGIDAKEFQAFMWRVLKLSMSSCSAFVQKYPFASGFSLTLLALYLFFPSVFYFLIYSLPFLGCTAVFIRYYLNSQKHGVVERKEHGISSDAADAANRDDNSSIEARRMLQRNVNENKDKSDTHAVKEEKNMVSSMPSNDDFIGRTALVEQKPKVEEKASYALNSGGCSSYNVSLGENISEFSEASNPETVSFDGFNEQPAKLLVGGEVESESSSSEVDDEEEESEKGCKNAVEWTANDQKNLMDLGDSELERNRRLESLIARRRARKSFKMSSSAAPGTMHPVLVARSNTFHVSKSSDDRIPSSAPSILLPTQNPFDLPYEPFEEKPNLMADSFQKEFMADHLKEMLFCRHESFSLGYSPPLENTQLDQHEGTGYSRSKMQLGNKENHGLLADHSLFQRGETLRRDLTVTDLVTEEARSSNQVTNKRERDREVETSRVKHKGENMGQSHDKDPSLGDGNDIQRDTDLIKHKKIWPRPFSSTENIFNAKTAENSESLQPTTFKFPEVFYNREPNSLPCPVPKASAVAEPSYDSSPSAIYNTGMEEHFFYKHKDPWHTHTNSIASDMQVEVSEIGSPPLTADGIASSNDGESLVYDGDSEQEITSGSEDMWGASPLAPKVQEHENVTRQIYEVGEGDITEEGFSRLRNEPEDPTSSSLRSLSSSRAEISQEDQAHSMSIDPKHFNYVKHIVEGEREQRPSNPSDVVPPEHSQEGIQLMEDSMPQKPSEVYFQKPQESRNAPGNSAEEMNINCDADDTVTYDDRGDLKSNENIYVGAENSMMQVVIANLSEPAEESNSRSNSDIMSESLINPEKSVECMDGSCNVNDSRLLVNDHFEDSKSNEDRDSGAEKAMQVLISDQSQPDVESNSESRKHIESKSLNSPEKSGEDANITYKVNDPLVHIKNSVEELESIEDIDRDYERLTEHSDIKSTLMPVEVEDNPTSTQGSREDQSTLIEVGVSGVNQSFNDPATSGILPELIVEQASTNSSLSSSPKSVLAYRIPADIGSSSDFSQLVSTDMEERLPLTATQDTSHVVNDSVDHLSIDNKSEKSKEPSNTQGKPTKEAIEMENMKGSSLDDEETMEDLKSRKNIDDDSETSIGNEAPVKLSKPQKEISPRSFEHLEDASARLADNETNIDVSKSEGEHSTSDVPGLMVEEEESTNRPRDVAGEVNLISEVSDPSINKKEDLEKLRSFEGSEGEPQFSTRREIFVEPVKPANITSLEDHDYSPRVLTENETIVVSSQAMEDVDNSSNSKETDGFGTRRADQEIGDLLKPAGAIGTSETTKDVQGNPKDLTDQKAVFDPSKPAVDGENILVTLEAKDSAADIIHNVNEAVASEFINNEKFNHVQDSEDDEYQRLDSQENIMEPLKAVAFTNSESIRDLESESKILAEDEVNAIPSYPAGEINSSNDRENTEDPGKSTVHLTVMTISEPSRGYVKQDPGT